From the Actinomadura luzonensis genome, the window CACCGCGTTCACCGGCATCGTCACCGGCGTCATGCTGGCCGTCGCCCGCGTGGCCGGCGAGACCGCGCCGATCCTGCTCACGGTGTTCTTCACCGACTCCATCAACAACGACCCGTTCAACGGGCCGCAGATGGGCCTGCCGCTCTACATCTTCGACCAGGCGGCCCGTCCGAACGACACCGCCATCGACCGCGCGTGGACCGCCGCCCTCGTGCTCATTCTGATCGTCATGCTGCTCAACCTGGTGGCGCGCCTGATCGCCTGGTGGCGTGCGCCCGCCAAGGGCCGATAGGGGGTATCGCCGCTCATGTCCAAGCAGATCCAGGTCTCGGGTCTGGACGCGTACTACGGGTCGCACAAAGCGATCGAGGACGTGTCGATGACCATCGAGCCTCGCTCGATCACCGCGTTCATCGGCCCGTCGGGATGCGGCAAGTCGACGTTCCTGCGCACGCTGAACCGCATGCACGAGGTCATCCCCGGCGCCCGCGTCGAGGGCAAGGTCCTGCTCGACGGCGAGGACCTCTACAGCGCGAACGTCGAGCCGGTCTCGGTGCGCCGGATGATCGGCATGGTCTTCCAGCGTCCCAACCCGTTCCCCACGATGTCGATCTACGACAACGTCGCGGCCGGCCTGCGGCTCAACGGCCGTGTGTCGAAGTCGCAGCTCGACGGCATCGTGGAGGAGTCGCTCAAGGGCGCCAACCTCTGGAACGAGGTCAAGGACCGGCTCAACAAGCCCGGCGCGGGCCTGTCCGGCGGCCAGCAGCAGCGGCTCTGCATCGCCCGCGCGATCGCGGTCAAGCCGCAGGTGCTGCTCATGGACGAGCCCTGCTCGGCCCTCGACCCGATCTCCACGCTGGCCATCGAGGACCTGATGGCCAAGCTCAAGGACGAGTTCACCATCGTCATCGTCACGCACAACATGCAGCAGGCCGCCCGCGTCAGCGACCGCACCGCCTTCTTCAACCTGGCGGGGCAGGGCCAGCCCGGCAAGGTCGTCGAGATGGACGAGACCTCCCGCATGTTCACCAATCCCAGCCAGAAGGCCACGGAGGACTACATCACGGGGCGCTTCGGCTGATGACCCGACAGCAGGCGGCATCCACGATGAACGGGGACACGAGGACCAAGCCCGTACTGCTCATCGCCGACCCCGACCGCACCGTGGTCGACGACGTGGCCGACGCGCTCGAACGCGAGGGCGTCGCGGTCACCGGCGCGCCCGACGGCGCCCAAGGGCTGCTGCAGGCCGGGGCTCTGCAGCCGGACGTGGTGCTCGTCTCGGCCACGCTCCCGGTCATCGACGCGGTCGAGTTCGTCCGCGCGGTACGGCTCGCCCGGGCCGTGCCGGTGCTGCTCGGCGTCGGCGAGGGGCACGCCGAGCAGGCCGTCCGCGCGCTCGCGGCCGGGGCCGCCGCCTGCGTGGCCAGGCCGTACCGGGTGCCGGAGCTGCTGCCGTTCATCCAGGCGGCCTCGCCCGAGTCTCGCAAGCTGCTCCAGGTCGGCGGCGTCGAGCTCGACGTGCAGGCCTACCAGGTACGCGTCGGCGGGCGCACCGTGCACCTGCCGCTGCGCGAGTTCGAGCTGTTGCAGTACCTGATGCGCAACGCCGACCGCACGGTCACCCGCGAGCAGATCATGCGGCACGTGTGGCACGCCGCCGGCACGACCTCGACGAACACCATCGCGGTGCACGTCAAGCGGCTGCGCGCGCGGCTCGGCGACGAGGACGACCAGCTCATCCAGACCGTGCGCGGCGTCGGCTACCGGCTGGTCACGCCGGGCATCGCCGAAAGCCGCGCATGACGCGCTGAGCGACGCCCTCGACGGTCGCGATGCCGGTCGCTACCTCCGGGCTGCCCTCGCTGAGCACGGCCACGGCGTAGTCGTGGCCGTCGTCCCTGATCAGGCCGACGGTGATGACGGCCCAGCGCTCGGTGGAGACCCGCTTGAGCCAGCCGTTCTTCAGCGCCACCCGGTCGTCCCGGCACGCGGCGGCGCTCAGACCCCAGTTCTGGCCGTCCACGACCGACCCCATGAGGTCGAGCACCCTGGCGCGCTCCTTGGCCTTCAGCGGGCTCCTGGGGGACACCAGAGCACTCATGAGGCGGATCTGGTCATCGACGGACGTACGGGTGATCCCCCAGCAGTACAGGTCCACACAGGCACCCGGCACGCCCCGGGTATGTTTCAGCCCGAACCGCCGCGCCGCCTCGGTGAACCCGCTCGCGCCCCCGATCCGCAGCCACAACCGGTCGGCGGCGTGGTTGTCGCTGTAGCGGATCATCTGCTCGGCGTCCCGCCGCACGCCGCCGGGCAGCTTCTTCCACGGGGTCCTCAGCAGCAGCCCCATGAGGATGAGCACCTTGGAGCTGCTGGCCGTGATCAGCCGTTCGCCCGGGTGGTAGCGGTAGCGCTGTCCCGTCGTCAGGTCCTTGACCTCAGCGGTGACCGGCCCCGGGCGACCGGCCAGATAGCGGTCCAGCCGCTCGGTGATCCGCTTCGCCGGGACCGGCCGCACCGTCTCCAGGGCGGCGACCCGCTCCATGTTCGCCGCCATGTCCGTCACCGCTCCTCCGTACAGGGGCAGGGGCCGGGCAGCCGCCGCGTCCGCCCGCCATCGCCCCAGTACCGGAGCGGCCGGCTCGACCGGGACCGTGAGCAGCGACAGGACCAGGGCGAGGGCGAGCAGCACACGTGCTGCCACCTGCCCCCGGCCCGCGATCACCCGGGCATTATGGCGAGAACCCGGACGAACCTGCTAGAGCGCCGAGGCGATCAGTTTCGCGATCGAGTCGTCGTCGCAGGAGTCCCAGAAGCCGCCCACGACGTCCTCCAACTGGTCGAGGGACTCGGCCCGGAACAACACGTCCTGATATTTCGTGATGTCGTAGTGCGTGGTCCCCATGGCCGCCAGGTCCAGCGGCCGGATGTCCATCCCGCGGAACTCCTCGATCTCCCCGTACGACGACAGGATCCCCGCACCGTACGCCCGCAGCTCGCCCTGCTCCCGCATCACCCCGAACTCCAGGGTGAACCAGAACACCTTCGACACGAACTCCAGCGCCTCCTCCCCCTCGACCCGCCGCGCGGCCTGACCCGCCAGCCGGTAGAGGGCGGCGTAACGGTCGCTCGCCAGCGCGTTGGCGTGCCCGATCACCTCGTGCACGACGTCCGGCTCCGGCGTGTAGAAGGGCACCGAGTGGTGGCGGATGTACTGCGTCGAGTGGAAGAACCCGTCCGCGAGCACGCCGTAGAAGTCGCGCAGCGGCACCAGCCCCGCCGCCGGCAGGTACCGGAACCCGGTCAGCGGCTCCAGCAGCCGGGAGACCTCCTCCAGCTGCGGGATCCGGTCGACCGGCAGCCCCAGGCGGGACACGCCGTCCAGGTACTCGGCCGTGGCGTACTTGGCGTGCTTGATCGCCAGCTCCCGGCTGACCATCGCCCACACCTCGTGCTCCTGCTCGGTGTACTCGGCCTCCGGGATGGGCGTCCCCGGCTGGTAACCGAGCGCCAGCCCCGCGATGGCGTTGCGCCGCGCCCGGTACACCGGATCCGCGAACCCCGGATGCGACGCCGCCAGCTCCACCACCACCGACCCGTCCTCCTGGGCGGCGACCGGCGCGAAGTACTGTGCTTCCTCAAACATGCCCAGATAACAGCAAGTCGCGCTTTCCCTGGCAAGAGCGCCCAATCGAACTGCGCGATACGCTCACTTCCGCGCGCCTGAACCGGCGTTTCCTGGTCGAACCGCACAGTCCCCCTGGAGGCCCCTCGTGGACCAGCTCGACGCCCGCCTGCTCGTGACCATGCGCGCGCACCCGCGCATCGGCCTGACCGAACTGGCCCGGCTCCTCGGAGTGGCGCGCGGCACCGTCCAGGCCCGCGTCGAGAAGCTGACCGCCCGGGGCGTCATCGAGGACTTCGGCCCCACCGTCTCCCCGGCCGCCGCCGGCCACCCCATCCTGGCCTTCGTCTGGCTCCAGATCGCGCAGGGCCGGCTGGAGGAAGCGGTCGCCGCCCTGCGCGCCGTGCCGCAGATCCTGGAGGTGCACGGCACCAGCGGCCAGCACGACCTGCTCTGCCGCGTGGTCGCCAGGAGCACCGATCACCTGCAGGAGATCATCGCCCGCGTCCTGGCCTCCCCCGCCGTGCAACGCACGGACACCACGATCGCCCTGAGCACCCAGATCCCGTACCGCATAGAACCGCTCCTGCAGTCCCCCTGAAACGCAGAAAGGCCCCGACGCTAGGCGTCGGGGCCTTCCCATAAAGATTGTCCGGCGGTGACCTACTCTCCCACACCCTCCCGAGTGCAGTACCATCGGCGCAGAGAAGCTTAACTTCCGGGTTCGGAATGTAACCGGGTGTTTCCTTCCCGCCATAACCGCCGTAACCCTGAGAAACAACCAAACACACACAGGCGTGTTTGCTGTCTCAGAATTGCGTAGTGGACGCGAGCAAGATGCTTTGTGGTCAAGTCCTCGGCCTATTAGTACCGGTCAGCTCCACACGTTACCGCGCTTCCACCTCCGGCCTATCAACCCGATCGTCTATCGGGAGCCTTACCCCCTCACGGGGTGGGAGACCTCATCTCAAGGCGAGCTTCCCGCTTAGATGCTTTCAGCGGTTATCCCTTCCGAACGTAGCCAACCAGCCGTGCACCTGGCGGTACAACTGGCACACCAGAGGTTCGTCCGTCCCGGTCCTCTCGTACTAGGGACAGCCCCTTTCAAGTCTCCTGCGCGCGCAGCGGATAGGGACCGAACTGTCTCGCGACGTTCTAAACCCAGCTCGCGTACCGCTTTAATGGGCGAACAGCCCAACCCTTGGGACCTACTCCAGCCCCAGGATGCGACGAGCCGACATCGAGGTGCCAAACCATCCCGTCGATATGGACTCTTGGGGAAGATCAGCCTGTTATCCCCAGTCATATGTAGCCGAAGATGGAAGATGAATAAGATAGACTGGGGTACCTTTTAGCCGTTGAGCGACACCGCTTCCACACGCCGATGCCGGATCACTAGTCCCAGCTTTCGCTCCTGCTCGACCCGTCAGTCTCACAGTCAAGCTCCCTTGTGCACTTACACTCAACACCTGATTGCCAACCAGGCTGAGGGAACCTTTGGGCGCCTCCGTTACCCTTTAGGAGGCAACCGCCCCAGTTAAACTACCCACCAGACACTGTCCCCGATCCGGATCACGGACCAGAGTTAGACGTTCAAAACGACCAGAGTGGTATTTCACCAATGACTCCACCCGAACTAGCGTCCGAGCTTCCCAGTCTCCCACCTATCCTACACAAGACGCTCCAAACGCCAATGTCAAGCTGTAGTGAAGGTCCCGGGGTCTTTCCGTCCTGCTGCGCGAAACGAGCATCTTTACTCGTAGTGCAATTTCGCCGGGTCTGCGGTTGAGACAGCGGGGAAGTCGTTACGCCATTCGTGCAGGTCGGAACTTACCCGACAAGGAATTTCGCTACCTTAGGATGGTTATAGTTACCACCGCCGTTTACCGGCGCTTAAGTTCTCACCTTCGCCCCACAAGTGGAGCTAAGCGGTCCCCTTAACGTTCCGGCACCGGGCAGGCGTCAGTCCGTATACATCGTCTTACGACTTCGCACGGACCTGTGTTTTTAGTAAACAGTCGCTTCCCCCTGGCCACTGCGACCCCCACCAGCTCCGAGTGCAAAACTCATCACCAGCAGAGGTCCCCCTTCTCCCGAAGTTACGGGGGCAATTTGCCGAGTTCCTTAACCACAGTTCACCCGATCGCCTTAGTATTCTCTACCTGACCACCTGAGTCGGTTTAGGGTACGGGCCGCCACAACACTCACTAGAGGCTTTTCTCGGCAGCATAGGATCATCCACTTCACCACAATCGGCTCGGCATCACATCTCAGGATACATACGAGGCGGATTTGCCTACCTCGCTCCCTACATGCTTACCCCAGGACAACCATCGCCTGGGCTGGACTACCTTCCTGCGTCACCCCATCGCTTACCTACTACCCGATCGGATCGAGCGTTCGGCCTAACACCGTCTCCGAAGAGACAGCTGACTTAAGGACTCTTAGCATCACGAGGTTCGATATGGGCGCATTGAAGCGGGTACGGGAATATCAACCCGTTGTCCATCGACTACGCCTGTCGGCCTCGCCTTAGGTCCCGACTTACCCTGGGCGGATTAGCCTGCCCCAGGAACCCTTGGTCATCCGGCGCGAGGGTTTCTCACCCTCGATTCGCTACTCATGCCTGCATTCTCACTCGCACGGCCTCCACGGCTAGATCACTCTGCCGCTTCACCGGCCGCACGACGCTCCCCTACCCACCAACAACAAGACGCTGTCAGTGCCACGACTTCGGCGGTGTGCTTGAGCCCCGCTACATTGTCGGCGCAGAATCACTTGACCAGTGAGCTATTACGCACTCTTTCAAGGGTGGCTGCTTCTAAGCCAACCTCCTGGTTGTCTCTGCGACTCCACATCCTTTCCCACTTAGCACACGCTTAGGGGCCTTAGTCGGTGATCTGGGCTGTTTCCCTCTCGACTACGAACCTTATCGCCCGCAGTCTCACTGCCACGCTCTCACTTACCGGCATTCGGAGTTTGGCTGACGTCAGTAACCTTGTCGGGCCCATCGGCCATCCAGTGCTCTACCTCCGGCAAGAAACACGCGACGCTGCACCTAAATGCATTTCGGGGAGAACCAGCTATCACGGAGTTTGATTGGCCTTTCACCCCTACACACAGGTCATCCCCCAGGTTTTCAACCCTGGTGGGTTCGGTCCTCCACCCAGTCTTACCTGAGCTTCAACCTGCCCATGCGTAGATCACCCCGCTTCGGGTCTACAGCATGCGACTCAAACGCCCTCTTCAGACTCGCTTTCGCTACGGCTCCCCCACACGGGTTAACCTCGCCACACACCATAACTCGCAGGCTCATTCTTCAAAAGGCACGCAGTCACATCACAACCGGTCCGAAGACCAGCTAAGCTCCTACGGCTTGTAGGCACACGGTTTCAGGTACTATTTCACGACCCCTCACCGGGGCACTTTTCACCTTTCCCTCACGGTACTCGTGCACTATCGGTCATCAGGGAGTATTTAGGCTTACCAGGTGGTCCTGGCAGATTCACACAGGATTCCTCGAGCCCCGTGCTACTTGGGATCCCCTCCAGCAGTCGACAAGGTTTCGCCTACCCGGCTCTCACGGTCTACGGCGCCCCTTCCCAGAGGCTTCGACTACCCCACCGATTTATCACTGCCCGAGACGGCGGCAGCCATCCCAAGAGGGTCCCACGACCCCGGACATGCAACGCCTGCCGGCTATCACACACGCCCGGTTTAGCCTCATCCGCTTTCGCTCACCACTACTCACGGAATCACTGTTGTTTTCTCTTCCTACGGGTACTGAGATGTTTCACTTCCCCGCGTTACCACGCCATTGCATGTTGATGGTGCTGCATCATGCTGATCGCGATTCATTGCGGGATGTTGTTCCCACCACCAACCGCCCTATACATTCAGGCGGAGGCAACACCACATGACTGGTGCTAGGTTTCCCCATTCGGACATCCCCGGATCAACGTCTGGTTGGCGACTCCCCGAGGCTTAACGCAGCCTCCCACGTCCTTCATCGGCTCCTGATGCCAAGGCATCCACCGTGTGCCCTAAAAAACTTGGCCACAAAGATGCTCGCGTCCACTATGCAAATCTCAAACAACAAACAGCAACCAGCTCCCGACCCGATCAACAGGTCGTTCGCTGGTCCTGTGCACCGAAGAAGACGACCAGCCCAGCTGCCCGTTCCTTCAGGACCCAACAGTGTGTCCGGCAACCCCCGAGCCCCCGAACCGTCGTTCCCACTCCCCTTGCGGGGCGGTACTTGCCGGCCGGCGACCTGGCGGTGCCGAGTAGCCAGTGCTCCACTAGTGAGCTGTCACCCCACCACACGTCCGGTGGTGAAGGGTGAGAGTGCTCCTTAGAAAGGAGGTGATCCAGCCGCACCTTCCGGTACGGCTACCTTGTTACGACTTCGTCCCAATCGCCAGCCCCACCTTCGACCGCTCCCCCCCTTACGGGTTGGGCCACGGGCTTCGGGTGTTGCCGACTTTCGTGACGTGACGGGCGGTGTGTACAAGGCCCGGGAACGTATTCACCGCAGCGTTGCTGATCTGCGATTACTAGCGACTCCGACTTCATGGGGTCGAGTTGCAGACCCCAATCCGAACTGAGACCGGCTTTTAGGGATTCGCTCCACCTCACGGTATCGCAACCCTCTGTACCGGCCATTGTAGCATGTTTGCAGCCCAAGACATAAGGGGCATGATGACTTGACGTCATCCCCACCTTCCTCCGAGTTGACCCCGGCAGTCCCCCATGAGTCCCCACCACCGCGAACGGCGTGCTGGCAACATGGAGCAAGGGTTGCGCTCGTTGCGGGACTTAACCCAACATCTCACGACACGAGCTGACGACAGCCATGCACCACCTGTCACCCAGCCCAAAAGGGAAACCCCATCTCTGAGGCGGTCCGGGTGATGTCAAACCTTGGTAAGGTTCTTCGCGTTGCGTCGAATTAAGCAACATGCTCCGCCGCTTGTGCGGGCCCCCGTCAATTCCTTTGAGTTTTAGCCTTGCGGCCGTACTCCCCAGGCGGGGCGCTTAATGCGTTAGCTCCGGCACGGAACCCGTGGAAGGGTCCCACACCTAGCGCCCAACGTTTACAGCGTGGACTACCAGGGTATCTAATCCTGTTCGCTCCCCACGCTTTCGCTCCTCAGCGTCAGGTAAGGCCCAGCAAGCCGCCTTCGCCACCGGTGTTCCTCCTGATATCTGCGCATTTCACCGCTACACCAGGAATTCCACTTGCCCCTACCTACCTCTAGCCGGCCCGTATCCACCGCAGACCCGCAGTTAAGCTGCGGGCTTTCACGGCAGACGCGACCAGCCACCTACGAGCTCTTTACGCCCAATAATTCCGGACAACGCTTGCGCCCTACGTATTACCGCGGCTGCTGGCACGTAGTTAGCCGGCGCTTCTTCTGCAGGTACACGTCAACTTCGTCCCTGCTGAAAGAGGTTTACAACCCGAAGGCCGTCATCCCCCACGCGGCGTCGCTGCGTCAGGCTTCCGCCCATTGCGCAATATTCCCCACTGCTGCCTCCCGTAGGAGTCTGGGCCGTGTCTCAGTCCCAGTGTGGCCGGTCGCCCTCTCAGGCCGGCTACCCGTCGTCGCCTTGGTAGGCCACTACCCCACCAACAAGCTGATAGGCCGCGAGCCCATCCCCGACCGAAAAACTTTCCACCACCATCCGATGCCGGAGGCGGTCGTATCCGGTATTAGACCCAGTTTCCCGGGCTTATCCCAGAGTCAGGGGCAGGTTGCTCACGTGTTACTCACCCGTTCGCCGCTCGAGTACCCCGAAGGGCCTTTCCGCTCGACTTGCATGTGTTAAGCACGCCGCCAGCGTTCGTCCTGAGCCAGGATCAAACTCTCCAAACAATGACTGTTCGGACAGTACTGTCCAAGCAAGAATCCGTCATGAATGACGGGGTGATACATGTGTGATGCACATGCACTGGCTTTTAACACACTGTTGAGTTCTCAAGAAACGGACGCGTTCATCGTCAGCCAGGCTTTCAAGCCTTGCGTCGGAGGCGTTTCGTTTCGGTCTTTCGTTGTGTCTTAATTCTTTCAGTCGTTCAGGTGGCTGTCAAATTGACCGGCCCTGCTCGACCTGCTGGAATTAATCCGCGCCCCGTTTCCGGGGCAACCCCTCTAACTTACCAGCCCGTCCGGAGTGGATGGTCCGAGAAGGAAGTGGGGTTCGCGGGCCGGCTCCTGGAGCTCGGTGAGCTCTCGGGCGTCCTGCGCGGAAGCAACTCTAGCAGTGGATCGCCGGTGCTTCGCGCAACTCGGGTAATCCGATGGTTCTTCCCTCCCCTGCTGTCCCCCAAACCTCGCCTATGTCTCCCCTTCGCGACACCCCTGGGCAAGCGCACGGCAAGTCATCCGCAATCGCTGGTCGGTACGAAGTAGTCCACGAGCAGATTGCTCCCTCGGAGGTGTCCGCCATGACCCGCTCGGAGTTCGA encodes:
- the pstB gene encoding phosphate ABC transporter ATP-binding protein PstB; its protein translation is MSKQIQVSGLDAYYGSHKAIEDVSMTIEPRSITAFIGPSGCGKSTFLRTLNRMHEVIPGARVEGKVLLDGEDLYSANVEPVSVRRMIGMVFQRPNPFPTMSIYDNVAAGLRLNGRVSKSQLDGIVEESLKGANLWNEVKDRLNKPGAGLSGGQQQRLCIARAIAVKPQVLLMDEPCSALDPISTLAIEDLMAKLKDEFTIVIVTHNMQQAARVSDRTAFFNLAGQGQPGKVVEMDETSRMFTNPSQKATEDYITGRFG
- a CDS encoding response regulator transcription factor, producing MNGDTRTKPVLLIADPDRTVVDDVADALEREGVAVTGAPDGAQGLLQAGALQPDVVLVSATLPVIDAVEFVRAVRLARAVPVLLGVGEGHAEQAVRALAAGAAACVARPYRVPELLPFIQAASPESRKLLQVGGVELDVQAYQVRVGGRTVHLPLREFELLQYLMRNADRTVTREQIMRHVWHAAGTTSTNTIAVHVKRLRARLGDEDDQLIQTVRGVGYRLVTPGIAESRA
- a CDS encoding serine hydrolase, which translates into the protein MIAGRGQVAARVLLALALVLSLLTVPVEPAAPVLGRWRADAAAARPLPLYGGAVTDMAANMERVAALETVRPVPAKRITERLDRYLAGRPGPVTAEVKDLTTGQRYRYHPGERLITASSSKVLILMGLLLRTPWKKLPGGVRRDAEQMIRYSDNHAADRLWLRIGGASGFTEAARRFGLKHTRGVPGACVDLYCWGITRTSVDDQIRLMSALVSPRSPLKAKERARVLDLMGSVVDGQNWGLSAAACRDDRVALKNGWLKRVSTERWAVITVGLIRDDGHDYAVAVLSEGSPEVATGIATVEGVAQRVMRGFRRCPA
- a CDS encoding phenylalanine 4-monooxygenase; amino-acid sequence: MFEEAQYFAPVAAQEDGSVVVELAASHPGFADPVYRARRNAIAGLALGYQPGTPIPEAEYTEQEHEVWAMVSRELAIKHAKYATAEYLDGVSRLGLPVDRIPQLEEVSRLLEPLTGFRYLPAAGLVPLRDFYGVLADGFFHSTQYIRHHSVPFYTPEPDVVHEVIGHANALASDRYAALYRLAGQAARRVEGEEALEFVSKVFWFTLEFGVMREQGELRAYGAGILSSYGEIEEFRGMDIRPLDLAAMGTTHYDITKYQDVLFRAESLDQLEDVVGGFWDSCDDDSIAKLIASAL
- a CDS encoding Lrp/AsnC family transcriptional regulator, whose translation is MDQLDARLLVTMRAHPRIGLTELARLLGVARGTVQARVEKLTARGVIEDFGPTVSPAAAGHPILAFVWLQIAQGRLEEAVAALRAVPQILEVHGTSGQHDLLCRVVARSTDHLQEIIARVLASPAVQRTDTTIALSTQIPYRIEPLLQSP